TTGATCCAAATCCTGATGTATCTAAAAGTGCAGGTATATCTAATTCGTCACGTACGGTGTTTATGATTTCAATACATGACCAGATCCAAGGTGGCTGATAAGCTCCTTTTCTCCAGAATCTTTCAATTACTGTTCCACCATGTATTGTTGCAGGACAGAATGAAAGTCTATCTACATTAATGGAATCACAATATCTTGCAGTTTCTATTGCTTCATCTATTGCCTGTTTTTCGGATACAAGAATAGGTTTTACAAAAATATATGCCTTTGTCTTTAAATTGTATCCTTTTGTATCTCTTAGATGTTGCATTAATTTTGTAGCATTTTCAAAATCATCACGGGTAAAACCCTTGTTGATTTTTTTAAGTCTTGTATAATCATTGGATGTTTCAAGACCGATACTTACTTCAAATAATGTGTCTCCAATAATTTCATGAATTTCATCCAAGTATTCCTCTTTAACATATTCCGGTCTGGACTCAACAATAATCTCAGTAACATTACCTAAGTTCATTAATGTTTTTAGGATTTCATCACGAGCATCTTTTGGAAGTTCGTATGGATTAAGAAAACTTCCTGATGCGAATAGTTTTACAGAAATCTTTTCTTCTTCAGCTATTGGATGTCTTTCCAAATGTTGATGGAATATTCTGAGGATAGTTTCTGTATCAATTGGTTCCAAAGTACAATCGGATACGTAACTACACATAGTACATCCTCCGCTGTCACCAAGTGCCCATGAACATCCTGGTGTTGGAAGGATTATGAATAATGTTTTTGCAATTCCATCATAAGTCAAGTCATTATTATACCAACTTGCTCCAACTTGCTCTGGAGTTTTTGGATCTTTTCTCTCAAAAGCTCTAGTTCTTATATCTTTTGTTAAATTTTCAATTTCCATTATAATACCTGCAATAATATTAATGTAATATTATACTATTAGGTTGTTTTTGTAATTAAAAATTATTGTTGAAAAAAATAGTTTTGTTAATAAGTTGTGTATATTGAATTTAAAAAAATAAAAAAAGAAAAAGTAAGCAAGTTTAGAAACTTGCAATTACGTCTCCTAATAATTTGATGGATTCTTCTACGTTTTTACCAACAGGGGATCCTGCTACGTATTGGGTTACACCCATTTCTTTTAATCCTTCTATTTTAGGGATGAACTCATCAGGAGTACCACATACGGAGAATGCATCGAGAGCTTCGTCAGTTACAGCACCAATAGCTCCACCGAAGTCACCTTTAGCTAAGAAAGCACCCATTTTTTCGTTGAATCCTTCAGGTAATCCGTGTCTTTCGATTACTTGTGGAGGGGATCCTGCTGCAATGAATGCAACTACGATTTTAGCTGCGTTTTTAGCTGCTGCGGAATCAGGTCCGATGGAAGTTGCAGTGTATGCACCTACGTCGAATTCTTTTTCTCCAGCTGATTCAATTCCTTTTTTGATCATTGGCATTGCTGCTTCGTAATCTTTAGGGTTGGAAGCGTTAATTAATACACCGTCAGCGATTGCTCCAGCGGTTTCTAACATTTTAGGTCCTTGTGCACCCATGTAAATAGGGATGTGTTCTTGGACTGCTTTTACTCCACCTAATGCTGCTCCAGCTTCGGTTTTTCCACCAGCTAATAAAGTGTTAATGTCAGCAATAGCTGATTTGATAGTGGATACAGGTTTAGTCCATTCAATTCCTAAAGCATCGAAAGTTGCTTTGTCACCAGGACCAATACCGAAAGTTGCTCTTCCTTCTGAAATTTCATCAATGGTTGCGATTGCAGAAGCTGCGATTGCAGGGCTTCTTACGTATGGGTTGGT
This region of Methanobrevibacter sp. genomic DNA includes:
- a CDS encoding archaeosine biosynthesis radical SAM protein RaSEA; amino-acid sequence: MEIENLTKDIRTRAFERKDPKTPEQVGASWYNNDLTYDGIAKTLFIILPTPGCSWALGDSGGCTMCSYVSDCTLEPIDTETILRIFHQHLERHPIAEEEKISVKLFASGSFLNPYELPKDARDEILKTLMNLGNVTEIIVESRPEYVKEEYLDEIHEIIGDTLFEVSIGLETSNDYTRLKKINKGFTRDDFENATKLMQHLRDTKGYNLKTKAYIFVKPILVSEKQAIDEAIETARYCDSINVDRLSFCPATIHGGTVIERFWRKGAYQPPWIWSCIEIINTVRDELDIPALLDTSGFGSRRGPYNCKKCNKDLKHMIIANNLTQTKIEYDCECKSEWLAEINNSDMNSSTVEIKHIPLY
- the mer gene encoding 5,10-methylenetetrahydromethanopterin reductase — protein: MKFGIEFVPDKPLDEIVKLVKLAEDVGFEYAWITDHYNNKNVYETLALLAANTETIKMGPGVTNPYVRSPAIAASAIATIDEISEGRATFGIGPGDKATFDALGIEWTKPVSTIKSAIADINTLLAGGKTEAGAALGGVKAVQEHIPIYMGAQGPKMLETAGAIADGVLINASNPKDYEAAMPMIKKGIESAGEKEFDVGAYTATSIGPDSAAAKNAAKIVVAFIAAGSPPQVIERHGLPEGFNEKMGAFLAKGDFGGAIGAVTDEALDAFSVCGTPDEFIPKIEGLKEMGVTQYVAGSPVGKNVEESIKLLGDVIASF